In Deltaproteobacteria bacterium, the genomic stretch TTTACCTGGTCATGGGGCGTCAGGGGTAAGTAACTGATGATACCGTGCTTCTCTAAGCCTTTTGGCTAGGTGACCTTAACCCTCGGTCAACTGCGTCTGGCACCAAACGATCGCCTTACCGACTTCCGCTATCGTGCACAAACGGTATGGGCTGCTCACGCCAGCAAAGGATGGCCTTTAAGGCCTTTGCGAGACCCTGCTGCGCCAGTAAAAAAATATTCTCGGGTCGTCCCGCTTGTACGGATGCAAGTGCCCTCGCTGATTCAAGATCCTGTTCAGCAATCAGCATCAGTTCATCCGCATGAATCTTCTCAAATTTACCTTGTTTAGTCATGGCTGATGTCCCCACCGTAAATCAGCCGGCCCTCTTG encodes the following:
- a CDS encoding HEPN domain-containing protein; this encodes MTKQGKFEKIHADELMLIAEQDLESARALASVQAGRPENIFLLAQQGLAKALKAILCWREQPIPFVHDSGSR